The Cohnella abietis genome has a segment encoding these proteins:
- a CDS encoding glycosyltransferase family 2 protein, with protein MNERKTLKRVIREASLVHPHVEVIVVVNGSTDGSLDIARKSGAKVILYDHPLGHDVGRSLGAREAQGNILLFIDADMIIPAAKLRVFVDAVANGVDVALNDYSGPVKKTVVHGVILAKHALNALLGRSDLEGASMTAIPHAMSRRALSVIGASALSVPPLAHTMAIREGLSVKRVIHVNVGKLNPMRTKRERKNSLEPIIVGDHLEAIHWWLRNTDSRGGYEDEVRQRWMVR; from the coding sequence ATGAATGAGCGAAAAACACTCAAAAGAGTCATCCGAGAAGCTTCTTTGGTGCACCCCCACGTAGAAGTCATTGTGGTTGTAAACGGCTCGACCGACGGTTCGCTGGACATTGCCAGGAAAAGCGGTGCAAAGGTAATCCTTTACGATCATCCTCTCGGCCATGATGTTGGAAGGTCATTGGGGGCAAGGGAAGCTCAAGGTAATATATTGCTATTCATTGATGCGGATATGATTATACCTGCTGCTAAGCTTAGGGTCTTTGTTGATGCAGTAGCTAATGGAGTAGATGTGGCCTTAAATGATTATTCAGGTCCAGTTAAAAAAACAGTTGTTCATGGTGTGATTCTCGCCAAGCACGCCTTAAATGCATTGTTAGGCAGATCTGATCTGGAAGGTGCCTCTATGACAGCAATCCCTCACGCGATGAGTAGAAGGGCTTTGTCAGTTATAGGAGCATCAGCATTATCTGTACCTCCCTTGGCTCATACAATGGCCATTCGCGAAGGTCTTAGCGTTAAACGTGTCATCCATGTCAACGTTGGAAAGTTGAATCCGATGCGCACGAAGCGGGAGCGTAAAAATTCATTAGAACCCATTATCGTAGGGGACCACTTAGAAGCCATTCATTGGTGGCTGAGAAATACAGATTCCAGGGGCGGGTATGAGGACGAGGTCCGTCAAAGATGGATGGTGAGATAA
- a CDS encoding glycosyltransferase family 2 protein codes for MTKASIIIPTYNRLDLLQNCVSSIRKYTDTPYEIIIVDNASTDGSAEWCRREKLAFISLPRNEGFPIACNKGLRLSSGDTLVLLNNDTVVTPNWLSNMTAALNSSSDVGIVGPVTNYASGSQQVHYPFEDVEEFQRIASEVNIQDHSKWKRVERIVGICFVFNRSLIEKIGLLDERFSPGHYEDDDFCLRTRLHGYSLLVCHDTLIYHEGSASFKREGIAEQQLLVERNYRMFMDKWHVDPRSFI; via the coding sequence ATGACAAAAGCATCTATCATTATTCCAACTTACAATCGTCTCGATCTTCTTCAAAATTGTGTTTCCTCCATACGTAAATACACGGACACACCTTACGAAATTATTATTGTAGATAATGCTTCTACCGATGGAAGCGCTGAATGGTGCAGGCGGGAGAAGCTTGCCTTTATATCGCTTCCTCGTAACGAAGGTTTTCCCATTGCTTGCAACAAAGGCTTGCGGCTTTCCTCCGGGGATACCCTTGTTTTACTTAACAACGATACAGTCGTAACTCCTAATTGGTTAAGCAATATGACGGCCGCACTCAACAGCTCCTCAGATGTGGGAATCGTGGGACCAGTCACGAATTATGCTAGCGGATCACAGCAGGTTCACTACCCTTTCGAGGATGTCGAGGAATTTCAGAGAATTGCATCTGAGGTCAACATACAGGATCACTCAAAGTGGAAAAGGGTCGAGAGAATTGTAGGCATTTGTTTTGTGTTTAATCGCAGTCTCATAGAAAAAATTGGGCTTCTCGATGAACGATTTTCACCTGGTCACTATGAGGATGATGACTTTTGCTTGCGTACCAGACTTCATGGCTACAGCCTTCTCGTGTGCCATGATACGTTAATTTACCATGAGGGGAGCGCAAGCTTCAAAAGGGAAGGAATTGCAGAGCAGCAGCTGCTTGTCGAACGGAACTATCGGATGTTTATGGATAAGTGGCATGTAGATCCGAGATCGTTCATCTGA
- a CDS encoding nucleoside-diphosphate sugar epimerase, with protein sequence MQELLTEIVVHLSKSHQQMARILDAKRQVTVRMAHMVQALPDEHPQLSGLDGLLDSSSNVTKSIVSYLNSLSDLEEAVADSLTQVVKAMADSDDEE encoded by the coding sequence ATGCAGGAATTGTTAACAGAAATCGTCGTTCATTTATCCAAATCCCATCAGCAGATGGCCCGGATATTGGATGCTAAGCGGCAAGTAACTGTAAGGATGGCTCATATGGTTCAAGCCTTGCCTGACGAACATCCTCAATTAAGCGGTCTTGATGGGTTATTGGATAGTTCTTCTAATGTGACCAAGAGTATTGTCTCTTATTTGAACAGCCTCTCGGATCTGGAAGAAGCGGTAGCGGATAGCTTAACTCAGGTTGTGAAGGCAATGGCAGATTCAGACGACGAGGAATAA
- a CDS encoding sugar phosphate nucleotidyltransferase, giving the protein MKAVILAGGTGTRLKPLTYWTNKHLLPVGSYPMICYGITKLRDSGIREIVIITSRASLGSFADVLGSGRDWGVSIMYRVQEEAGGIAQALELARPIMSSKDKFLVLLGDNLFEESLLPYCEQFAKQASGAMVLLKKVDDPRRYGVPKLDEASGRILLIEEKPENPQSDYCVTGAYFYDTEVFDLINDVKPSRRGELEITDVNNAYALNGQLSYRELTGWWTDAGTFESLEEAGRRLKGAIS; this is encoded by the coding sequence TTGAAGGCTGTTATACTGGCGGGTGGAACGGGAACAAGGCTTAAACCGCTCACCTACTGGACGAATAAGCACTTATTGCCTGTTGGTTCTTATCCAATGATTTGTTATGGCATTACTAAATTACGCGATTCTGGTATCCGTGAAATTGTTATTATTACGAGTCGGGCGTCGCTGGGCAGCTTTGCAGACGTTCTTGGCAGTGGACGGGATTGGGGTGTGTCCATTATGTATCGTGTGCAAGAGGAGGCAGGTGGGATCGCACAAGCGTTGGAGCTTGCTCGTCCAATTATGTCGTCAAAGGATAAGTTCCTCGTGCTGCTCGGAGATAATTTGTTCGAGGAAAGTCTGCTGCCTTATTGCGAGCAATTCGCAAAGCAAGCAAGCGGAGCGATGGTGCTGTTAAAGAAGGTGGATGATCCCCGTCGATATGGCGTTCCGAAGCTGGATGAAGCTAGTGGTCGTATACTGCTAATTGAGGAAAAACCGGAGAACCCCCAGTCTGATTATTGCGTTACCGGAGCTTATTTTTACGATACTGAGGTGTTTGATTTAATCAATGACGTAAAGCCTTCTCGAAGAGGAGAGCTGGAAATTACAGACGTCAATAATGCATATGCTCTCAATGGGCAGCTTAGCTATCGTGAGCTTACGGGCTGGTGGACAGATGCAGGTACCTTCGAATCATTGGAGGAAGCGGGAAGGAGATTAAAGGGGGCTATTTCGTGA
- a CDS encoding GT-D fold domain-containing protein, which yields MINVSLLNTAKPLVAPPKPVKQPVVNAVQSRSPQVVKSKSITSGKVIPKSDSNRIPSKVTPKSDSNRIPSKITPKADKNRAPSKAIPKTDRKHAATGASPKTTKKRIVKLRKKNISPKRRYHAKRRLIPMSRNITEKSIEAISNQEGYDSGYREGLLAGEERILEEHIPNDLIIPDITAREAMAAGVQVLRNRGIPLLDAAGVYHELEKALQDKQPYAFIRLGDGELLTMAQEKVLTIEEIKRAGSFLPYAGVHLPNLTARDELASCLRLASLIGVPLSRHPHFQPLLFAVLRAHGIDYQGLRFTTSTMNYALHELGLLLRLLQGRKILVIGDVAVQLSQVLIEQGLEVSGIVTPVNGFSDVHRVVAEASTYDYDIALIAAGVPAIPIAVHLAGIGGKVTFDFGHLANRMAGLVHPERNGMK from the coding sequence GTGATCAATGTTAGCTTACTGAATACAGCTAAGCCTTTAGTGGCTCCTCCTAAACCAGTCAAGCAACCTGTAGTAAACGCAGTGCAAAGTCGTTCTCCTCAAGTTGTAAAGAGTAAAAGTATTACATCTGGCAAAGTGATTCCTAAATCAGATAGCAATCGTATTCCGAGCAAGGTCACTCCCAAATCGGATAGCAATCGTATTCCGAGCAAAATCACTCCCAAAGCGGATAAAAACCGTGCTCCAAGCAAGGCTATACCAAAAACGGATAGAAAGCATGCAGCGACAGGAGCTTCCCCGAAGACTACAAAAAAACGAATTGTGAAGCTTAGGAAAAAAAATATTTCACCGAAACGACGTTATCATGCTAAACGCAGACTAATTCCTATGAGCCGTAATATTACCGAGAAGAGTATTGAAGCTATTTCTAATCAGGAAGGCTATGATTCCGGATACCGAGAAGGCTTGCTTGCAGGCGAAGAACGAATATTGGAAGAGCATATCCCTAACGATCTTATCATACCCGATATAACAGCTCGTGAAGCTATGGCTGCAGGGGTCCAGGTGTTACGAAATCGAGGAATTCCACTTTTGGATGCAGCAGGGGTGTACCACGAGCTAGAGAAGGCTCTGCAGGACAAACAGCCGTATGCCTTCATTCGTCTTGGAGATGGAGAGCTGCTGACAATGGCACAGGAAAAGGTGCTAACGATAGAGGAAATCAAGCGAGCAGGCTCGTTTCTTCCATACGCAGGAGTTCATTTGCCAAACCTAACTGCGCGTGATGAGCTAGCTTCTTGCTTACGTCTTGCTTCATTAATCGGTGTACCGCTGTCTCGGCATCCCCATTTTCAACCACTTTTGTTTGCCGTATTGCGTGCACATGGAATAGATTATCAGGGTCTACGTTTTACTACATCAACGATGAATTACGCGCTACATGAGTTGGGATTGCTGTTGAGGCTGTTACAAGGTCGCAAAATACTCGTCATTGGTGATGTAGCTGTTCAGCTTAGCCAAGTATTAATCGAGCAAGGCTTGGAGGTGTCGGGAATTGTAACCCCTGTTAATGGTTTTTCCGACGTGCACAGAGTCGTGGCGGAAGCCTCTACTTATGATTACGATATCGCACTAATCGCAGCAGGAGTACCTGCCATTCCTATCGCTGTACATTTGGCTGGAATTGGAGGGAAGGTAACCTTTGATTTCGGTCACTTAGCGAACCGGATGGCTGGGCTGGTGCACCCTGAACGGAATGGGATGAAATAG
- a CDS encoding glycosyltransferase family 2 protein — MGQVVATITKAKYNKHRKPTRTRTRASKIKPRRSHAGSRHRSNARQLQFREGFGEGYREGVHSGTQSYPTLFEGTSIVIPTYNQLNMLEQCIESIMDNTDLPYEIIVVDNASTDGTAAYLLGLGGQVRFRVLDNNRGFAGAINMGMMMAKGRTIMLLNNDTLATENWLDNLLICLNSDEGIGMVGPITNYISGDQKVDVPYQDVVDMPKFARENNKSDPSRWRQIERLTGFCLLFRRELFEGIGYFDEGFEVGNYEDDDYNIRVRLLGKKIVMAQDTFIHHFGSISMKALGDRFQEVNDRNQLYFMDKWSNPNEWIQEARQHSDPLEGQLQHSAHFYPEQVVVQAIGANRYWIEHGKRRLIEGELSIPTIRVSQIDLRLWPLEPPIAAEEVEHLWRGSGDEVSIQSGVVLLPDGNTFHMEGGVARRIISPAVMRAWSLHLKPHKNITLEQLEDKVHGLPIVAPPLLRQVL; from the coding sequence GTGGGGCAAGTGGTTGCGACGATTACGAAGGCTAAGTACAATAAGCATCGCAAGCCTACCCGTACTAGAACGAGAGCCTCTAAAATCAAGCCACGTCGAAGTCACGCCGGGTCCCGTCATCGTTCGAATGCTCGGCAGCTACAATTTCGCGAGGGGTTTGGTGAAGGATATCGGGAAGGGGTACATTCTGGCACTCAAAGCTATCCCACATTATTCGAGGGAACAAGCATTGTTATTCCAACTTATAATCAGTTGAATATGCTTGAGCAATGTATTGAAAGCATTATGGACAATACCGATCTCCCTTATGAAATTATAGTTGTAGACAATGCATCTACGGACGGCACGGCAGCATATTTGCTGGGGCTAGGAGGACAGGTCAGATTCCGTGTACTGGATAACAATCGTGGGTTTGCTGGAGCGATTAATATGGGGATGATGATGGCCAAGGGGCGCACGATTATGCTGCTTAACAACGATACTCTGGCTACGGAAAATTGGTTAGATAATTTACTAATCTGTCTGAACAGCGATGAAGGAATTGGCATGGTCGGACCGATAACCAACTATATAAGCGGTGATCAGAAAGTAGATGTTCCTTACCAGGATGTCGTGGATATGCCGAAATTCGCGCGTGAGAATAACAAGTCAGATCCATCGAGATGGCGTCAAATCGAACGACTAACCGGTTTCTGCTTATTGTTTCGCAGGGAGCTATTCGAGGGTATTGGCTATTTTGATGAAGGCTTCGAGGTAGGAAATTATGAGGACGACGATTATAACATTAGGGTCAGATTACTCGGTAAAAAAATTGTTATGGCACAGGATACCTTCATCCATCATTTTGGCAGTATTAGCATGAAAGCACTAGGTGATCGGTTCCAAGAAGTGAACGACCGTAATCAGCTTTATTTCATGGACAAATGGAGTAATCCTAACGAATGGATTCAAGAGGCGCGTCAGCATTCGGATCCATTGGAAGGGCAGCTACAGCACTCTGCGCACTTCTACCCAGAGCAAGTGGTCGTGCAGGCCATCGGAGCTAATAGGTATTGGATTGAGCATGGTAAACGTAGGCTGATTGAGGGGGAGCTATCCATCCCAACGATTAGAGTTTCGCAGATTGATCTTCGTCTCTGGCCACTTGAGCCGCCGATTGCAGCGGAAGAGGTGGAGCACCTCTGGCGAGGTTCAGGAGACGAAGTGAGCATACAATCAGGAGTTGTATTGCTTCCGGATGGAAATACGTTTCACATGGAAGGTGGAGTAGCGCGGCGTATCATTAGCCCTGCAGTTATGCGGGCTTGGAGCCTTCACCTAAAGCCGCATAAGAATATAACACTTGAGCAACTGGAAGATAAGGTCCATGGACTACCGATTGTTGCGCCGCCGTTGTTACGGCAGGTGCTGTAA